ACGACCTTGAAGCCCGCGGCCGAATGCTGCTCGGCGCCGCCTACGCCGGGATGGCCATCGAGAATAGCATGCTGGGCGCCGCTCACGCTGCGGCCAATCCGTTGACCGCACACTACGACGTCGTGCACGGCGAGGCCGTCGGGCTCATGCTCCCGGCCGTCGTCCGATTCAACGGACAGGATCCGGCAATTTGCCAGGCTTACGCTGAACTGGCTTCCGCGTCTGAAATTGCCTGCGTGAGCGACAACGTGAAACCGGCGTGGGAAGCGTTGGTCGCGCGGTTAGAATCGCTGCTCAACGCAGCCAAAATCGCGCGCTCACTCGCCGATTGCGGCGTCGAGCGTTCCATGATTAAGACGCTGGCCAAGGAAGCCTCGAAACAATGGACCGCCACTTTCAATCCGCGACCACTCACCGTGGACGATTTCGCCGCCCTCTACGAAGCGGCCTTTCGGCCGCGGTGAAACGCAGGACAGGCGTCCAGCTTGTCTCAATGGATTGTGCTTTGGATTCCGCGGTGAACTTTCACTAACGCCTCGAGCAACGCAGTCCATTCATCCTCCGCAGTCTCCCATCCACTGCTAAAGCGCAGCACGCGCCCGGCTTCGGCGGACGAATAGCCCATGGCCGCGATCACATGCGACGGTTCCTCTTTGCCGCTCGCGCAGGCGGAACCAGTCGAAACGGCAAAGCCCAATTTATCCAGCTTCACGACCCAGCGTTGCTGGCAATCCGCCTCCGGCATCAACGCGGAAACCGTGTTCCAGAGCCGCGCGGCATTCACGCCGACGATTTCCGATCCGGGCAGCGCCGCCAGCAACCGTTTCTCAAACGCCGCGCGCGCCTGCTCCATCGTCCATCTTCCGTCTTCCATCCTCGACTTCTTCAACGCCTCCTCGCGCACCTCCAGCGCCGCGATCATCGCCAGCACTCCCGCGACGTTCTCAGTCCCGGCCCGGCGTCCTTCCTCCTGCAGGCCGCCGCGCAGCAGCGGTTCGACGCGGCCTTTCGCGGGACACTTCAAAAAACCGACTCCTTTGGGTCCGCCGAATTTGTGCGCCGAACCGCTGACAAAATCGCATTCGCCCAGCCCGACCGCCGGTAGCTTGCCGATCCATTGCGTCGCGTCGCAAAAAAAGGGAACCTCCCGTTCACGGCAAAGCGCCAATACTTCGCGCCACGGCTGGAGAACGCCCGTCTCATTATTCGCGGCCATCACCACGACCGCGCCAGGCGGTCGTTTGGCCAATTCATTTCGCAACCAATCCAAATCGACGACCCCGGAGCGCAGGACCGGAATGAGCCGGTGACGCCGAGGAAAATAGTGCTTCGTCGCTTCGAGCACGCACGGATGTTCGACCGCTGAAATCCAAATCTCACTTTTTGCATCGATCGCGCGCGCGAAGTGATGCAGCGCCATGTTGTTCGACTCGGTCGCGCCCGAGGTCCAGACCAGATCAAGCGCATCGCAGCCGAGGAAGCTCGCGAGTTTTTGGCGGGCTTCCGCCAGCGCCGCGTCCGCCCGGCTGCCGACGCGATGCGGACTGGACGGATTGCCAATGAATTTCTCGACAGCTTCCAGCCAGGCCTGCCGCGCCGCCGGGTGCATCGGCGAAGTGGCGTTGTGATCGAAGTAGACCATGAGCGCAAATAGGAAAACGCCGGTGACTCAACTATTCAATTCTGAACCGGAGAAAACTGAGCAAACATTTGCTCCTGTTCTGCCGTCTGAGTTGTCCCCGATGGCCACATTCAGAAGTCGGGCGCCGGGAATCCGTTCAAAGATAATGTGCCGCGCGAAATTCACCCAGCGCTGGCATCGGTCAAGCACGCTGCCGTCGGACGTGGCAATGTCTCGCAGCGACTCTGGCGGGCAAGTTGCCCGGCAGTACGGGCTGGTAGCCCGTTCCACCCTTATCCTTCCGAGAGGCTGTGACGTATGACTTCGCTGGCGGCAGTTGACGCCTATTGCAGCCAGACGGTAGGCTACGCGCATGGGAACGCTGACGATTGAACTTCCGCCGCAGTCCGTGCAAACGGATTTCAATTCCCGCCGCTGGGCCGAGCTTCTGGCGGATGCGGAACTGGCCCGGTTCGAAGGCCGCATCGAAACCGATCGTCACGGCCACATCATCATGAGCCTGCCCCCTGCTCCAAGCCACGGCAGCTACCAAGCCGAAATCGGCCACCTTCTCCGAACACTCATGCCTCGTGGACGCGTTCTCACGGAGTGCCCCATCTCGACGGCCGACGGAGTCAAAGCGGCTGACGTAGCCTGGGCGTCACCGGAATGCCTGCGCGAGCTGGGTAACCGTGTCTGTTTCCCTCGATGTCCGGAAATCTGTGTCGAAGTGATCTCGCCGAGGAATACAGAAGCGGAGACGCGGGAGAAGATGGCGCTGTATTTCGACGCGGGCGCTCTGGAAGTCTGGCTTTGTTCGGGCACTGGAAAAATGAGTTTTTGGTTAGCCGGCGCAAACCGTCCGAGGCCTGCCTCCAAGCTTTGCCCGCACTTTCCCAGGCAGGTCGAGCTCCGTTGAACGGCGCTGACGAGTTACGCCCTGAAACCCGACCGGAGCATGGGAGCGCCGCAATCGAAAACGCTTTTCTACAAACGCTCGCGTTTCGTCACGCATCTGCCCGTGGACTATCTTTATAGCCCCTCCCATTCGTGGATCGCGCGGCACGATACGCCGGAGCTCTGGCGAGTCGGCTTGACGAAGTTCGCCACGCGCATGCTCGGCGAGATGGTCGATCACGGATTTGAAGTCGAGGCCGGCGCGCCCGTCCAACTCGGCCAGGTCGTCGGCTGGGTCGAAGGGTTCAAGGCGATCTCAGATATCTTTTGTGTTGCCGAGGGAAACTTCGGCGGCGCCAATCCCGTCCTGAAAGAGAAAATTACGCTGGTGAACAAAGACCCGTATGGCGCGGGCTGGTTGTATCTGGTAAAGGGGAAGCCGGATGAGAAAGGCGTGGATGTCCATGCTTATATGCGCATCCTCGACAAAACCATCGACAAAATCCTGGAACGGCAGAAAGGCGAAGAGATCAAGTGAAGACGACAGGCAGAGGGCGGAAGGCAGAAGGCGCTGGCGGGGCGAGCGTTGAGCGTCGAGCGTCGATCTCAGATCAATCGCCAATCGCCAATCGCCAATCCCAAATCCCCAAAGCGCGCTACATCATGATCGGCGGGTTCCTGGGCGCGGGCAAGACGACGTCGGTGGCGAAGCTGGCCGAACGCCTGACTCGGCAAGGTCTGCGCGTCGGGCTGATCACCAACGATCAGGGCAGCGAACTGGTCGATACAGCCATGCTGCGGTCGCGCGGTTTCGCCACGGAGGAAATTCCCGGCGGCTGTTTCTGCTGCCGGTTCAATTCGCTCGTGGACGCCGCGAACAAGCTGACGGCGGCCTCGCGTCCGGACGTTTTCATCGCGGAGCCTGTGGGCAGTTGCACGGACCTCGCGGCGACCGTGACGTATCCGCTGCGACGCATGTACGGCGACCAATTCACCATCGCGCCATTGAGCGTGCTGGTCGATCCGATCCGGGCCTCGCGGGTGTTCGGCCTCGAACGCGGCAGCCAGTTTTCCGAGAAGGTGCTTTACATTTACCGCAAGCAACTCGAGGAGGCGGACCTCATCGTGATCAACAAGTGCGAGTTGCTCGACGCGAGCCAGCGCCCGTTGTTGCGCGCGAAATTGGCCGAGGAATTTCCGCGCGCGGAGATCGTCGAGGTTTCGGCGCGGCGCGGCGATGGGCTTGACGCGTGGTTCGACCGGATCATCGCCACCGAACAGGGCGCGCGCGCGGTCATGGGAGTCGATTACGAGGTGTACGCGGAAGGCGAGGCTTTGCTCGGTTGGTTGAACGCCACCGTCCAGCTCGCGGCTCGCGAGGGGTTCATGGCCGACGCGGTGATGCGGGCACTGGCGAGTCAGATTCAATCCCACTTGCAGCAGCGGAACGCCGAAATCGCGCATCTGAAAATGACCCTCAGCCCGGACGGCGGCCTGGGTGAAATCGCGGTAATCAATCTGGTGCGGAACGATGTAGTGCCGGAACTCTCGCAGACGCTCGACGAACCGGTCGAGAGCGGGCAACTCATTATCAATCTTCGCGCAGAAGCCGCGCCGGAGGTTTTGCGCGAAGCGGTGGCCAGCGGCCTCGAGTTGGTCTCGCGCGGCTTCCACGGTTTCCGCGCGACGATCGAGCATTTGGAGCACTTTCGCCCTGGCAAACCCACCCCAACCCACCGAATCACCGCCCTGGCGGGCTTCCCATGAGCCGTCTCTTCGGACCGTGGCCTTCAGGCCGCTTCAACGCCGAACTCCAGAGCAGGGCCGGAAGCAGCCTGAAGGCTGCGGTCCGCGCAGTGCTCGGTTCATGGGCAGTGGGCATGGTCCTGAGACCCAGGGAGCTTTCCATGAAACCTCCCCGCAAATTCAGGGCGACCACAAATTGAAGAGGAACAAATTCGTGGTCGCTCCGAATTCGTGGGGGATAACCTCTCGTTCATGGGCCGAGTGCATGGCGCGCAACCGGGCCGGAAAATCGCTGGCGCTCCCGCTGATCCGCGATAATCTTTGAGCCATGTCAGATCAACCGCGCATCTTGTATTGCCACTGCGCTTACGCCCAGGTCGTGCCGAAAGAGGTCAAGGAAGCGGTCTTGCGCAAGCTGTGCGAATCAGGCGTGGCGTTCGATGCGGTCGCTGACCTTTGCGAAATGTCCGCGCGGCAGGACGCGGCGCTGAAGCGGCTGGCCGATGGCGGCGCGGTCAAGATCGCGGCTTGCTATCCGCGCGCGGTGAAGTGGCTGTTCGCCGCAGCCAAAGCACCGTTGAGCCTCCAGTCCACCGAAGTTTGCAACATGCGTGTGGAGTCCGCCGAACGGGTTTGCGCTTCGTTGTTCGATTCCGAAGTTAAAGCCAATCTGCCCGCCGGAAAAGCGACCCAGCCTTCGGCCGACGAGTTGCCAAGGCCCGAAGCCAACCCCCAAATGACGAATGCTTGAGTCGAATGACGAATGACGAAATCCCAATGACGAAAGAATGTCGAATGACGAAATCCGAATTGCTCCTCAGCGGCACTGTGGCTGCCCTTTGGGGCATCCGACATTCGGATTTCTTTTGTCCTTCGTCCTTCGTCATTAGACATTCCCCAACCACCTGAATTATGTCGCTCAAGGACCAGACGACCCTCCGCATTGTCCTTTACGAAGGCCGCGGCGCCCAACCGCTCGAAGCCGCCCACCGATTCACCACCCTGGCCGGGTTGTTGGAGAAGGGATTTGCGGTTACGCGTGTCGGGCGTGAGGGTCGCGTGGCTCCCGCCGACGGCACCTCGCTTTTGGTCCTGGGCCGATTTGACGACGGCCAGCCGCCACGAATGGAAGACGCCGCCGGTCACGTGGACCTTCGGTTTCAGGACATCACGGACCTGGACTTGAATCGGCTCGGCGAGTCGGTCGAAACGGCCCGCGCCAGCGCCAACGCCGCGAAGCACGGGGAATGGAAGCCGTGGTTCCCGGTCATCGACTACGACCGCTGCACGAATTGCATGCAATGCCTGAGCTTTTGTTTGTTCGGCGTCTATGGCGTGGACGAGCAGCAGCGCATTCAGGTTGACAACAATGACAACTGCAAGACGAACTGTCCGGCGTGTTCGCGCGTCTGTCCCGAAGCCGCGATCATGTTCCCGAAATACAAATCCGGCCCAATCAACGGCGACGTGGTGAGCGACGCGGACCTTCAGCGTGAAAAGATGAAGGTCGATATCAGTTCGCTGCTCGGCGGCGACATTTACTCGATGCTGCGCGAGCGCAGCGAAAAGGCGAAGTCGCGTTTCTCGAAAGAGCGCGATTCCAACAAAGCGCTGCAAGAGCGGCAGAAGTGCCTGGTCAAACTCGCGCAAGCGGGCGACATCCCGGCCGA
The DNA window shown above is from Verrucomicrobiota bacterium and carries:
- a CDS encoding glycine cleavage system protein H produces the protein MGAPQSKTLFYKRSRFVTHLPVDYLYSPSHSWIARHDTPELWRVGLTKFATRMLGEMVDHGFEVEAGAPVQLGQVVGWVEGFKAISDIFCVAEGNFGGANPVLKEKITLVNKDPYGAGWLYLVKGKPDEKGVDVHAYMRILDKTIDKILERQKGEEIK
- a CDS encoding cysteine desulfurase produces the protein MVYFDHNATSPMHPAARQAWLEAVEKFIGNPSSPHRVGSRADAALAEARQKLASFLGCDALDLVWTSGATESNNMALHHFARAIDAKSEIWISAVEHPCVLEATKHYFPRRHRLIPVLRSGVVDLDWLRNELAKRPPGAVVVMAANNETGVLQPWREVLALCREREVPFFCDATQWIGKLPAVGLGECDFVSGSAHKFGGPKGVGFLKCPAKGRVEPLLRGGLQEEGRRAGTENVAGVLAMIAALEVREEALKKSRMEDGRWTMEQARAAFEKRLLAALPGSEIVGVNAARLWNTVSALMPEADCQQRWVVKLDKLGFAVSTGSACASGKEEPSHVIAAMGYSSAEAGRVLRFSSGWETAEDEWTALLEALVKVHRGIQSTIH
- a CDS encoding Uma2 family endonuclease, whose protein sequence is MGTLTIELPPQSVQTDFNSRRWAELLADAELARFEGRIETDRHGHIIMSLPPAPSHGSYQAEIGHLLRTLMPRGRVLTECPISTADGVKAADVAWASPECLRELGNRVCFPRCPEICVEVISPRNTEAETREKMALYFDAGALEVWLCSGTGKMSFWLAGANRPRPASKLCPHFPRQVELR
- a CDS encoding ferredoxin family protein — translated: MSLKDQTTLRIVLYEGRGAQPLEAAHRFTTLAGLLEKGFAVTRVGREGRVAPADGTSLLVLGRFDDGQPPRMEDAAGHVDLRFQDITDLDLNRLGESVETARASANAAKHGEWKPWFPVIDYDRCTNCMQCLSFCLFGVYGVDEQQRIQVDNNDNCKTNCPACSRVCPEAAIMFPKYKSGPINGDVVSDADLQREKMKVDISSLLGGDIYSMLRERSEKAKSRFSKERDSNKALQERQKCLVKLAQAGDIPAEVLMSLPSPEEIARRAEEAKAKAQAALQKQTQTATHQP
- a CDS encoding cobalamin biosynthesis protein P47K, coding for MIGGFLGAGKTTSVAKLAERLTRQGLRVGLITNDQGSELVDTAMLRSRGFATEEIPGGCFCCRFNSLVDAANKLTAASRPDVFIAEPVGSCTDLAATVTYPLRRMYGDQFTIAPLSVLVDPIRASRVFGLERGSQFSEKVLYIYRKQLEEADLIVINKCELLDASQRPLLRAKLAEEFPRAEIVEVSARRGDGLDAWFDRIIATEQGARAVMGVDYEVYAEGEALLGWLNATVQLAAREGFMADAVMRALASQIQSHLQQRNAEIAHLKMTLSPDGGLGEIAVINLVRNDVVPELSQTLDEPVESGQLIINLRAEAAPEVLREAVASGLELVSRGFHGFRATIEHLEHFRPGKPTPTHRITALAGFP